Proteins encoded together in one Kitasatospora albolonga window:
- a CDS encoding class II fructose-bisphosphate aldolase — protein MPIATPEAYAEMLDRAKAGKFAYPAINVTSTQTLHAALRGFAEAESDGIVQISTGGAEFLGGQYNKDMVTGAVALAEFAHIVAAKYDVTVALHTDHCPKDKLDGYVRPLLAVSAERVAKGLNPLFQSHMWDGSAETLADNLAIGQELLAQAAAAKIILEVEITPTGGEEDGVTHEINDELYTTVDDALRTAEALGLGEKGRYLLAASFGNVHGVYKPGNVVLRPELLKDLQAGVSEKYGKPAGSQPFDFVFHGGSGSTAEEIATALDNGVVKMNLDTDTQYAFTRPVADHMFRNYDGVLKVDGEVGNKKTYDPRTWGKAAEAGMAVRVTEACANLRSTGTKLK, from the coding sequence ATGCCCATCGCAACCCCCGAGGCTTACGCCGAGATGCTCGACCGGGCAAAGGCGGGCAAGTTCGCCTACCCGGCCATCAACGTCACCTCGACGCAGACCCTGCACGCGGCCCTGCGCGGCTTCGCGGAGGCCGAGAGCGACGGCATCGTCCAGATCTCCACGGGCGGTGCGGAGTTCCTGGGCGGCCAGTACAACAAGGACATGGTGACGGGCGCGGTCGCCCTGGCCGAGTTCGCGCACATCGTCGCCGCCAAGTACGACGTCACGGTCGCGCTGCACACGGACCACTGCCCCAAGGACAAGCTGGACGGTTACGTACGTCCGCTGCTCGCCGTCTCCGCCGAGCGCGTCGCCAAGGGTCTGAACCCGCTCTTCCAGTCCCACATGTGGGATGGCTCGGCCGAGACCCTCGCCGACAACCTGGCCATCGGCCAGGAGCTGCTGGCGCAGGCCGCCGCCGCGAAGATCATCCTTGAGGTCGAGATCACCCCGACCGGCGGCGAGGAGGACGGTGTCACGCACGAGATCAACGACGAGCTGTACACGACCGTCGACGACGCGCTGCGTACCGCCGAGGCGCTCGGCCTGGGCGAGAAGGGCCGCTACCTGCTGGCCGCCTCCTTCGGCAACGTCCACGGCGTCTACAAGCCGGGCAACGTCGTGCTCCGCCCCGAGCTCCTGAAGGACCTCCAGGCGGGCGTCTCGGAGAAGTACGGCAAGCCGGCCGGCAGCCAGCCGTTCGACTTCGTCTTCCACGGCGGCTCGGGCTCCACCGCCGAGGAGATCGCCACCGCGCTGGACAACGGCGTCGTGAAGATGAACCTCGACACCGACACCCAGTACGCCTTCACCCGCCCGGTCGCGGACCACATGTTCCGCAACTACGACGGTGTCCTGAAGGTCGACGGCGAGGTCGGCAACAAGAAGACGTACGACCCGCGCACCTGGGGCAAGGCCGCCGAGGCGGGCATGGCCGTGCGTGTCACCGAGGCGTGCGCGAACCTGCGCTCCACGGGTACGAAGCTGAAGTAG
- a CDS encoding orotate phosphoribosyltransferase, with translation MTDVRADLLQQIKDKAVVHGKVTLSSGLEADWYIDLRRITLDGKAAPLVGQAMLDATAELEYDCVGGLTLGADPVATSMLHASAARGESLDAFVVRKAQKAHGMQRRIEGTDVKGRRCLVVEDTSTTGGSPLTAVEAVREAGGEVVAVAVIVERGAAPAIAEAGLPYIQVYSVADLGLA, from the coding sequence ATGACTGACGTACGCGCTGACCTGCTCCAGCAGATCAAGGACAAGGCCGTGGTGCACGGCAAGGTGACCCTCTCCTCGGGTCTGGAAGCCGACTGGTACATCGACCTGCGCCGGATCACCCTGGACGGCAAGGCCGCGCCGCTGGTCGGCCAGGCCATGCTGGACGCCACCGCCGAGCTGGAGTACGACTGCGTCGGCGGGCTGACGCTCGGCGCCGACCCGGTCGCCACCTCGATGCTGCACGCCTCCGCCGCGCGCGGTGAGAGCCTGGACGCGTTCGTCGTCCGCAAGGCGCAGAAGGCGCACGGGATGCAGCGCCGGATCGAGGGCACCGATGTGAAGGGCCGCCGCTGCCTGGTGGTCGAGGACACCTCCACCACGGGCGGTTCGCCGCTGACCGCCGTCGAGGCCGTACGGGAGGCGGGCGGCGAGGTCGTCGCCGTCGCCGTGATCGTGGAGCGGGGTGCCGCCCCGGCCATCGCCGAGGCCGGTCTGCCGTACATCCAGGTCTACTCCGTGGCCGATCTCGGTCTCGCCTGA
- a CDS encoding aldose epimerase, with translation MSSSEENVRLSAGDAELTVDPAHGCRIGSLRIGSTELLRQGERYGCFPMVPWCGRTGYGEFRNGDASHRLPLNSPPHAIHGTGRDTSWRTAHVDKAQAAFYYDLAEPWPYEGRVTQTFELTEDGLTLGLAVETYGDSFPAQAGWHPWFHRSLEGGRPAELSFDAAWQEERGDDHLPTGRRIDPVPGPWDDCFGMPDGVDVKLTWPEQLELTVRSRDEWVVIYDEQDEAICVEPQSGPPNGLNTAPRLVTPIDPLEITTTWSWTRL, from the coding sequence GTGAGCAGTAGCGAAGAGAACGTCAGGCTGAGTGCCGGAGACGCCGAGTTGACCGTCGACCCCGCCCACGGCTGCCGGATCGGCAGTCTGCGGATCGGCTCCACCGAGCTGCTGCGCCAGGGTGAGCGGTACGGCTGCTTCCCGATGGTGCCCTGGTGCGGACGGACCGGGTACGGGGAGTTCCGCAACGGCGACGCCTCCCACCGACTTCCCCTGAACTCCCCGCCGCACGCGATCCACGGCACCGGCCGGGACACCTCGTGGCGGACCGCCCACGTGGACAAGGCGCAGGCGGCCTTCTACTACGACCTCGCCGAGCCCTGGCCGTACGAGGGCCGGGTGACCCAGACCTTCGAGCTGACCGAGGACGGGCTGACGCTCGGCCTCGCCGTGGAGACGTACGGCGACTCCTTCCCGGCCCAGGCGGGCTGGCACCCCTGGTTCCACCGCAGCCTCGAAGGCGGTCGGCCCGCCGAGCTCTCCTTCGACGCCGCCTGGCAGGAGGAGCGGGGGGACGACCACCTGCCGACCGGGCGGCGCATCGACCCCGTACCCGGACCGTGGGACGACTGCTTCGGGATGCCCGACGGTGTTGACGTGAAGCTCACCTGGCCGGAGCAGCTGGAGCTGACGGTCAGGAGCCGCGATGAGTGGGTCGTGATCTACGACGAGCAGGACGAGGCGATCTGCGTCGAGCCGCAGTCCGGGCCGCCGAACGGGCTGAACACCGCGCCCCGGCTGGTCACCCCGATCGACCCGCTGGAGATCACCACGACCTGGAGCTGGACGCGGCTCTGA
- a CDS encoding carbon monoxide dehydrogenase — protein MEHQVFVPVPVPALRSTLGDPLRVARCVPGLQQDADASASPLAGRWKFRAGGHTITYRGELKLSGPEDGRFSVTGEGVEARGTGAVKLALTIALTETDGGTTLTYSGTASGDGRLVELEEGAALAAAHRLLDRFTQQLVTETLATHEGAEGAERAEEAVGAAGADTDAHAGDAADVTDAPDVTDEGLEDEGLEGEGLEGDVEAAADASGPGSDSGPGDPGSDPAPGSVFDSPVPPPALDPVAGVEFTVPDEPPAEAAHARRTMIGRSAEEVDHAPPRGRYAPVPSPDAGGAGSTLRWVAPAAALALASAVVISRALRRRK, from the coding sequence ATGGAGCATCAGGTGTTCGTTCCGGTCCCGGTCCCGGCCCTGCGGAGCACGCTGGGCGACCCCCTCCGTGTCGCCCGCTGCGTACCGGGCCTCCAGCAGGACGCCGACGCGTCGGCGTCGCCCCTGGCGGGCCGGTGGAAGTTCCGGGCGGGCGGCCACACCATCACGTACCGGGGCGAGCTGAAGCTCTCCGGCCCGGAGGACGGGCGCTTCTCGGTGACGGGGGAGGGCGTGGAGGCCCGGGGGACCGGTGCGGTGAAGCTGGCCCTGACCATCGCCCTCACGGAGACGGACGGCGGGACCACCCTCACGTACAGCGGTACGGCGAGCGGGGACGGCCGGCTGGTCGAGCTGGAGGAGGGCGCCGCGCTCGCGGCGGCCCACCGGCTCCTGGACCGCTTCACCCAGCAGCTGGTGACGGAGACGCTGGCGACGCACGAAGGGGCTGAGGGCGCTGAGAGGGCTGAGGAGGCTGTCGGTGCCGCCGGTGCCGATACCGATGCCCACGCCGGTGACGCGGCTGATGTGACCGATGCCCCTGACGTCACCGACGAAGGGCTCGAAGACGAGGGGCTCGAAGGCGAGGGGCTCGAAGGGGACGTGGAGGCGGCAGCCGACGCATCCGGCCCCGGCTCCGATTCCGGCCCTGGCGATCCTGGCTCCGACCCCGCCCCCGGGTCCGTCTTCGACTCGCCCGTCCCCCCGCCCGCGCTCGACCCCGTCGCCGGAGTGGAGTTCACCGTCCCCGACGAACCGCCCGCCGAGGCCGCGCACGCCCGCCGGACCATGATCGGGCGCAGCGCGGAGGAGGTCGACCACGCGCCCCCGCGCGGCCGGTACGCCCCCGTGCCCTCGCCGGACGCGGGCGGTGCGGGCAGCACCCTGCGCTGGGTCGCCCCGGCCGCCGCCCTCGCGCTCGCCTCCGCCGTGGTGATCAGCCGGGCGCTGCGCCGCCGGAAGTGA